The Rhododendron vialii isolate Sample 1 chromosome 3a, ASM3025357v1 nucleotide sequence AATTGACGTCATCTCAATGAGGAGTacattggaaaaaaattatttgcagtTACGTGTTCAGACAAATCCAAGGTAAATTTCATATCACAGCCGGCCCACCGGAGATAGGTTAAGCATAGTGATATTCAATACAATAGACTAATTAACAAAGCATGGAGCTCATACGCACTTCAAGAAAACACACTTGGTAAGAGCAAGATTATCCCACTCAATATGGAGAGAAATTATCATCACATAGACTAGGGTAAGTCTTATATTCATGTATTTTCGGGGCCTTCAAGACATGATGTATAATGTGAAAGGACATGGATATAAGAAGCAACATTTAGATGCTACTTTCATGCATTGATTAACAATGCACTGATAGCATCCTTACAATTGTAAGATTGTGGAAGCTCAATGTGAGACTACTCAAAATACCAACTGACATAGTGAGCACAAGTCAAACAACCAAATCCCTAGAACTTAAGGACATAAAAGTATGCCAcaataaatacacaaatgaGTTCATTAAAGTTGCGCAATATGCTTGTACTTAACATTGTCCACTTTGAGTGCTATGTGAGGCCATTTATTAAAGTTGCATTAGTTCACTTGATAGCATATATGCCCAAATTTCCACAGATGAGATCACGTTAGATATAAAAAGAATCAGGGACAACCCCTCTTTCAATCAGAAAGTTGAGACCTTTGCCAGAATCTTAGACAGGCTTCGTAACAATTTGGCTGAAATGGCCCCCCGGATTGGTGCCAAGCCACTTTTGATAACAAGGAAACTAAAGCTTCGCTATAATCTTAGTCAGACTTTCTAGAAATTAGCGTGAAATACAACCTTGTCCGAAGGATTCTGATTCTCATTCCTCAATCTCAGTTTCAGACAagcagcttcttcttctttttcttcttttattttttttctctttgacGAGTATCAGCAAAATTGTGCTTCTCTGTATTCCATAACTGGTCTCATAGTTGACTATAGATCCAATTCCAATCCCACTTCAAATACTGTTTCCCATGAGTATAGCTGAAACTCAAGTTTGATTCCCTCTATTGATTCCAATTTCTCTAATGGGACACTAATAATCAGACATGTTTTGCCGTTTAGAGTGAAGAAGCTGCCGATAACGTCTTgtctttttttccctcaatttTAGTAATGTCAGCTGGATCTTCATAGTCTCTTTTGTAAGTGACAGATTAAGGCTTCTATATTGATGAAGTTATATACCTCAAAAGAACTCCTTTTGTATTCAGGAAAATAGATTCtttaaagagttttttttaatccctaaactatgcacattttttCTACTTCATCCTAAACTACCAATTTGACTATTTGATCCCCTCAATTCTAGTCTGTTACCTATGTCATCCAATTGATAAcagaattcaaattttcaaaaatattcttCAACTAACGGACCGGAACTTGAGCGGATGAAATCGTCAAATTGGTAGTTTATGGACGAAGTAGAAAAAATGTGCATAATTTCGgagataaaagcaaaaaaaacttttctttaAATAACTCATATGGGAATTGTTATGCAATAAATGCAACGGATCTTAGCTATACGTCTCCACAAAGAACAGACTTCTTAAGCTCATAAAACTCAAAGATTATGTTTTAAATCCGGTTAACTAATGTCAACGGTATCAGATCCCCACATATCCTTGTGTGTAAATTACCTTAAATACAGCAACAGTATAAATCACTCAATACATATTATTTGAGCTCTCATTAACACATCAAAACATCTTAATTAAGCCCTTAATATCCAATCAATTTCTGCCTTCTAACCAAATCAAAATACATGTACGACAATTTCTTAATGTATGAGTAATACAGAAACCCTATCCAAATTCCACATAATTAGGAATCAGTTAATAACACAGTTAATATAAATTACCAATCCAGAAACAGAACGAATGGTCATAATATTTTCACCTACCTGATGTTGCAGAGACTCGTGAATTTGAATCAACAACGGCGAAAATACATGAGGCTACATCACGCTTGTGTATACATACACCTAGTAAACTATGTATGTATGCGTTCTGTATTGTCAATGAACCAGAATGTGGGGGAgagaaatcagagagagagagagagagagagagagagagagaggccccGCCAGGAGGCAAGAGGTAAGACCGGCGCGCGAAGAGAGTGAGTGAGGTCAGAAATGGATGGATAAAGATTGTCTGCTCTTCAGACCGCAGAGTTTACGGAGTGCTCCATTTATTGAATTACTGTAGGTAATAATTATCGAACTCATTTTTTGAGGTTGGATCGGTCAAGTCTCCGCCTGACCAATTTcgtatattttttaaattgtggttattcaaaagtattttggacggttcagatttgatttaataaaaatatccaaaacacCCCCaataaatttgagccgttcaaaatacttttcgAAGGCCcgaatgaaaaaaatggatgaAACAGTCGAAATTGGTCGGGGGAAACTTGACTAGATCCGATCcccttttttgataagtgcaatttttttttgtttttagtaaaaaaacTTCTCTATTTTAATAAGTgcactttttcttgttttttttttttttactaaaaaaatacacacaaaaactgcactaaaagaaaaaaaataagtgccATTATAAAAAAAGAGTGATAGAAAATCATTTCCATTTAAATTATGTCACTCTTTTAAATTTGTCAACTCTTCATTTATATCTTTTGGATAGGATATTTTATTAGCCTAGCAATGTCATTTGAAGTTAGATTTAAAAATGTCATTTCCTGATTTTGTTGTGTCGCAACATGAATTTCAAATGGATTCTTTATAAAACCGAATATGGAAAACTTGATTTGACTAAACTACGATCGTTGATTCCTTCTTCTTTGCGTTTGTCCGGTACCTGTTTCATTCTTTGTTGTTATTAGTTTTCACTCGTTGCCGGCTTACCCATTGAAAGCCGTCCTTGCGTGTTTAGTTTGACCTAAGGAGGGTGACTATGAACAATAGCATATGATATTAATGTGTACTTTTCTTAAGCAATAGAACGCCCATATTGTTACTTTTGGTAATGAAATAGCTTAAAAACATCTTaaatgacaattttttaaaagttatcaTATATTATAAGAGGTTAATATAATAATTACGTCAACAATTAATATTATATGTATAAAGCGCTAGTGTTCAATCTATACCAATGGAATGAAAAATGGATACGGTCGCGAAAACCGAAAAAAGTGCTAAGAGCAACTTGTTCACCGATTTCACCATGGTATCTTGCTAGGACTGATAATATCCTATTCATATTCAACCGTccaaattgaagaatttaaCTCAATCTTTCCGTATTTTGTTGCTCAAATTTGAGAGATGACCTCTCAATATGTCCAATAGCTTTGATAGCAACGGCCACAGAGAGATGGATGGCCTTTCAATACGTCCAAAAGCTTTGATAGTAATGGCTACAGAAGAGGAAGTCGTTTTGGCGTGGAAGCTTTTCTTTGATTTGACTTCGTTGCCTGTTATTTTTTCTCATGACTTGGTAGTGGTTACATGAAAATTGTATTGGGACCATTGCCTTAAATCCTTCCCCTCTACATCAATCTCTTTTCTTATTATTTACGAATCGACGAAGGGATCTATTCATATATTTGTTCCGTCATTTTGTTATATGCAATTTGATTTTAGTCGTGTTTATATAAGATATACCCAATATGAAATAGCATCGTACGAAAGGTAGtttttatgtggtagaatatTAGTATCATTTACTTTTTGTTGGGTGATTCGAAGACGAGGAACCAGCGCATTGGAGTACCCGTGCCAAGCCGATACTCCGTGAGTACCCAATAATTGGCCAGATCTTTCTTCTTAAAGTAATGTGTTTGGAAGTCATCGAATCATGTGGCTTCCAGATATTGGATAACTAGCCATGTGGGGTTTTGACCAGTAGCGGTAAATGACCATTTTGCCCAGATGGTGGGTCTGCTTTCCGGGTGATACGGTGACAGATGGCCCAATAAAGCCCAAGTAGTTGTTGAAAATAGGTATACGGGCCAAAAAGTTCAGGCCCAAACGTAATTCTTTCCAAATGGGCCAATTGTACGGTATGCATGGGCTTAACTAAAACCCCCATGATTTTCACTTTAGTCCAAAACCATAGAGTGCTGCTACAGGGACCGACGGGTCCGGCACCGAAATTGTACTGatggccgcgccgggccatctTCGGCCATCAGACGGgcaatttgagccgtccaatatttttttttttaaaaaccgagtgggctaacacggaaatcaacggcatccgacatgcttagatgctcgatccaaacaccacattttttcatatatacatgtatatatatatatatacacgaaaaataggttgtttggatcaaacatcctacacacatcggatgccgttgatccCCGTGAAAGCCccctccgttttttttttttttaaatttggacggttcggatcggcagtctggtggccggagacggcccggcatgGCCGTCGGTATGATTTTGGTGCTGGACTCGTCAGTCCCTATAGGTTTTCCGAAAACCATAAGAGGAGCATTTGCTTATCTTGAAATGATAGAgagtaaggctccgttccgctaagggaaataagtaacttattttttaaattaaaggtgatgtatagTAAAAGAATGacttatcttgaaaagaaataaTAAGAACCTTATAAGTGGAACGGGCATGCACAAAGACAAACTAAAAGCCAGTAAAATGGCAGTAGCCTTGGCAACCTATGACCTGCTGGATTCGGAGGGGTTTCCCGCGAGGCTAGAGGGTTGCTCAATCATAGGCTTCTACGGGAAACTAGAGAATTGCACGAGTTTGGAAGCAGAGCTTTGAGGTACTCTACTAGGAGCGTTCGAGGTGATTTGTGACCAAGACATGCTATGCTGGAGGTtcaggattaaaaaaaaacagctgtCCAAATGATTAATAGTGGGACTTCTCCAAATGCTCCGTATGTAACATCCTGGCTATGGAATGCCGAGCGCTCATGGAAGCAACGGGTTGCTAATTAATTGAATCATACGCTTCGTGAAGGGAACAAAAGTCGCGAATAAGCTGGTGGGATCGATCGAGCGGGAGGATGAGAAAATGGTGGCTCAAATAAGATGATGAGATGATCAATTAAGGAGTTGCTTTCGGTCGAGTTGGCCCGCTGTTAGCTACGAGAGACTCAAATTTCCTATCCTCTCTTTGTTATATATCCAGCAGCACCAATAAATGGCAGCAAATTAAATTTTGCGATTCGGGAAATATACGAAGTAGAAATTCAGTATTTTAACAGTTGTTTCAAATACAGCCGGAGAATCTACTCATTTCCTTTTTGATCAACAGTAACTGAATGAAATgtcgaaggaaaaaaaaaaaaagaggcagaCAGATTCGTTGATCATTAATTCCTCTTGGATTACTCCACGCTCCTTAGTAATTTTAGACGTTGCACAGACTGGATGAAACAACTGCAGAGAAAACAACACATACATCAAACTACATAGGATAGGAAGATAATTTATCATGAGATTTATACGTACGCAGAGGAAATTTCTTCATAAGATTGTGTAAATGGCAATCTTTAGGGTCcgtttggaacttgtgaaaagaaaagaaaagtgttTTAAGAGGAGGAATGAGCGAGGAAATTAAATGTACTGTTTTCAAaactttgttttcttatttttctctcgcTTTCTTCTTTCGAAGCCAAACAAGGGGAGGGAATGATAGAGAAGGTTGAAACACATACCTCCAAGGTACATCTCCTGCAAGTAGCCAATCCCCTTCTCTGTCTTGATAAGTGAGGTTGTAGGCCTCCACATTTTCCTCACCTGTGCCCAAACAACCCCAGAGATAAATCGGATTAGATCAATTCCAGATTACTTTAAGGGAGTCATTTCGGCACTCCCTTTTTTCTCTAACGGCACTccttttttgtctctattaaGTGATATTGGAGACAGTGGTGGAGTCAAATTTTGATCCGAGGGGGCCGGGTTAATAggcatatattttttatcagaatGTATACTTATAATAttataaagtttttatttttcaatacattacatGTGGTATTGAAATTTTAGCTTAATGTAGTTAaaatataccaatcattttgttttttctttagttCAACAGTCAcgtgattattatttttatttaggaaaaaaatcgagaaatgagaatgtaaaataaccgatttttttatcaaatcaaaccaaaattattaagattataaatagctatacacgaataattatcaataatatttaaaattaaatatacacaaaataaaaattttgaaaatcaggGGCTCGGAGGGAGATCGGGGCCACCTTGGGCCCCAAGGTGGCTCCGCCACTGATTGAagatggagagaaaaagagagtgccaaaatcacttccCTTACTCTAAATCTAAACCTCAGCTGGAAACATAAAAACCTAGCTAGTTACAGTCAAGGTAAAGTGGTAGATTGGTAGTCATGATCAAGTAGAAAAGAGGAAACTAGCTAGGCCTTAAAAAACAAATGCAACCTCGTGCAGTTTAAATCTAACCAATTAAGCTTTTTTATGGAGTAAAATTGGAAGGTTGCTTTGTTTCGGATGCTATTTGTGGAAATGATGCAAACTTTTGGGACGACCCAAAATGGAAAGACGAGCTAACAAAATGATCAGGATGGATGGAGTATTAGCGCGCACCTGATCTCCGAAACATGTCAACCAAGGTATCCTTGAGTTCTTGGTAAGAATTATGGAGGCTTAAGTCAACCTTTCTTGCTATTACCACTCCCTCCATCTTCACTTTCACGAAAGTGGAAAGCTTCTCCCTCCAGGACTTAATTGGTGGCCACCCCACTACTTCATCTTCCTCTCCATAGCTTCAATTAAATCACATAAACTGGTCAATATTAtaattccagagagagagagagagagagagagagagagagagagagagagagagagagagagagagagagacttgttACTGGTGGAGGAGTTCTCGTCAAGCTCGTCAGTTTGATCAACTTCTTCATTTGGCTGCTGGTTTTGATCCAAGGACAACAGAGGCAACGTTTTAGGAGTACTACTACTTAGGACACAATTCCCTTGTTCATAAGCTGCTTCACCAAAACCACGTTTCATCTCCGAGTTATAGAACTGATCACCGTGATCACCAATTCTCTCACTCCACAAACACGACGaacccaaatccaaaacctCCGAAGTCTCACCGCCACCGTAGCGATTCAGGTCGAACCCCTTAATCATACCGCTCGGAAGCTCCATTCCAACACTCagcaaaatcccaaaattcaCGACAGGCTACGAAGGGATTTGGGTATGTTTTTTGAGCggttttccctctctctctatccatccatctatatatatatagacacagaCAAGAATTCATGCGTGTGTGTATAGGTCatataaagagagagatagTGATCGGAGACAGAGAGACAGATGGGGGTTGGAGGGAGACAAGAACGAGAGTGAGCGTTCCATACCATTGCCGGGCTTTTACCCGACCAACTTGTCCCTCTTGTATTTCTACTCCAAAACTTCCTTTAGGGCTTGTTTGGAAACGATTCTGGAAGATAATCCTGGTTCTTAATCAAACTAGGCCTCCTcccgctaagattcttattttataagtacttattttctattttacgagacgggtcattctctcacaatataacacttttaattcaaaaaataaatactcattctcaaataagtacttattttagttagtgaaattTACTCTATAAATATTGTCGTCCAACATATAGTCACATTGTTCTTTTTGTTATCAAATGGCCTCGTGTCAGATTTAAATGTCAAATGCATTAATAGTTTTTTATTACTAATAAAATTAAATTCGACTAAATACACACTaatctgtaaaaaaat carries:
- the LOC131320254 gene encoding auxin-responsive protein IAA28-like, which encodes MELPSGMIKGFDLNRYGGGETSEVLDLGSSCLWSERIGDHGDQFYNSEMKRGFGEAAYEQGNCVLSSSTPKTLPLLSLDQNQQPNEEVDQTDELDENSSTSNNYGEEDEVVGWPPIKSWREKLSTFVKVKMEGVVIARKVDLSLHNSYQELKDTLVDMFRRSGEENVEAYNLTYQDREGDWLLAGDVPWSCFIQSVQRLKLLRSVE